CCTTCAGGCCGTCCCGTGTCTGAAATGTTGCGCCATACCGGCGGGCCAGCGTATCCGTGAGGGGGATCAGCTCCTTATTGGCGGCCCGGCTGCCCTCGTAGACCGTGTTTATGGCACTGGACGGCTGTACAGGCTTGGCTGTTGGCGCCTGTACCTTCATGGTGGCTGACAGCGAAGCCTGCTTTTGCGTCAGTCCCTGTTTCATAGCGGCGGAGTACTGCGTCTGCCAGAGGGGAAGAGTCTGCTGCTGGGCTGTGGGAACGCCAAGCCCTTTCTGCTGCTGTGCGACGACTCCTTTGCCGGCTGCTCGACCAGCCGCTTTGCCGATCAGGCCAGCCAATCCAGCGGTGCCTAGAATGGCAGCAGCCTGCGCGAAGTGATTCCCAGCGATTTTCAGATCGCTTTCATTGGTGGCCCGGTCCGCTATGCGGAAGAACGCCCCCAGGTGCTCCCCAATAGCAAACGATGCGGGGCCATAAGTCGCCAGGGCAATAATCACAACCCCAACATCGAGAATCCAGCCTGCTGGTGTCAGTTGGAGAGCAACAAAAATGGCCGCCGTTGTGGCGATGGCCGTAACACTAATCATGCTCAGAAACTGCGTACGGAACGCTTCACCGACCGGCGCGTACTCAATGGCCTTCCCCAGTTTGGTGGCCAGTGGCATGTTGACGTAACGCCCGGCTGTCTCCAGAGAGGTGGTGGCCAGGGCTTGACCCTTCAGAGGAGCGTAGAGCGTAGGGCCAGCCAGACAGAAGTCAATGCTGGGGCTGCTGACCTTGGCCTTGACCAATGCCTTCCGCATCGGTTCCCAGGCAGGAAGACGCATGGCCGCGAGGAGCCCGATCACGGTGTCCCGCTGAGCCTGGGGCAGCTTTTGAAGGCTTTTGACGGCAGCATCAATCTGCCCAGCACTCATCTGGCGCTTGATCGCCTGCACAGTCACGATCAGGTTCGCAGTGGGGTCAGCCGTTTTTCTTTGAATGCTGCCATGGGTGAGGACTTTCCTGGATTGTGCAGGCCTGGCCAGGGCGCGGGCTGCTGATCTCGGGAGCGGCTGTGTGCTCAGCCGTCTTCCCATCTGCCGGGCTTCGGCTTCGAGGCCAGCATCGGGGTCAACCCCAGTGCCCGCGCGGCCCTGACTCTGTTGCACGGTATGGGTCACTTCGTGGGCCAGCAGTTCAAGGCCGCTCTGGCTGTTTGGGTTGAACTGGCCGGCCTGGAAGAAGATGTCCGTACCAGTGGTGAAGGCGAGAGCGTTCACCACTTTGGCCAGCCCGTGGGCTTCGGGATCATCATGAATGCGGACACGGCTCAGGTCATGATTCAGGCCCTGTTCCAGATGGCGCTGAATCGCTTCAGGCAAGGGATTGCCGGCGCCCCGCCGGGCCTGAATACGTTGGAAGACCGGCTGGGTGGCCTCGGCATCTAGGTCCGCGAGTTGCCGTTGCAGGGTGGCTGCGCGCAGCGTCTGATCCGCATGAGCCTGCTGTTCCCCCTGCCGCTGCACGGCATTGTCCACGGCACGCTGCAAGGCTAGCCGTTCGCCTGAGGGCACCAGACTCAGAACCACCCGGGCGACCGGCGCGCTGACCTCGTGGCGTTGCAGGGTCGCCAGATGATTGCCATACGTGTCGTACCGGGCCTGGGCTGGGCCACGGTCCGCTTTGAAGCCTCGGGTGAGATGCTGGGCCACCTGCCGTTGTAGAGCGGTGTGTTGCGCGAACTGGCGGCTATCCAGGCGCTGACCTTCGACCTGTTCCGCGTGACGTTGCATGACGGCCACCCAGTCTGCTGGGGTCTGAGGGCGAGCCGGTGGGGGAGTAGTTGGTTTGGTTTGCTGCTGGAGGACGGCCATCTGATCAGGGTGTGTAGGCCCCGATTCAGCCAGCCGGCGTTGCAGGATCTGGCGCTCACCCGTGAGACGGCTGACCTCTTCACGGTGTAGGTCCAGGGCGCGTAGCGCTGGGGCCGCCTGTTGCCGTTGGAGAGCCGGCGAGTGCAGGGTGAAGCGGGCGAGGTCGGCGCGCAGTTGGGCTTGACGTTGCAAGGCCGTATTGAGGGGTAACGTGGTGTGCTGAGGTGTCCCTTCTCTCTGAGTCTTGCGAGAAGATGTGCGTTTGCGGGCGTACTCCATAGACCTCCCGGGATACGTCCCCTCATGATGCCAGTCAGCGCCCCAGAAAGTGGCCGAAAATGACCATTTTTACCCGGATAGAACGGTAATACTAAATGGTTGGTGTGAGAATCGGCGGCAAAACTACCCATAGGGAGGGGACGAGTTGAACACTCCCTCCCTGTTGATTTCTGTCCTGAT
This window of the Deinococcus betulae genome carries:
- a CDS encoding eCIS core domain-containing protein — encoded protein: MQRHAEQVEGQRLDSRQFAQHTALQRQVAQHLTRGFKADRGPAQARYDTYGNHLATLQRHEVSAPVARVVLSLVPSGERLALQRAVDNAVQRQGEQQAHADQTLRAATLQRQLADLDAEATQPVFQRIQARRGAGNPLPEAIQRHLEQGLNHDLSRVRIHDDPEAHGLAKVVNALAFTTGTDIFFQAGQFNPNSQSGLELLAHEVTHTVQQSQGRAGTGVDPDAGLEAEARQMGRRLSTQPLPRSAARALARPAQSRKVLTHGSIQRKTADPTANLIVTVQAIKRQMSAGQIDAAVKSLQKLPQAQRDTVIGLLAAMRLPAWEPMRKALVKAKVSSPSIDFCLAGPTLYAPLKGQALATTSLETAGRYVNMPLATKLGKAIEYAPVGEAFRTQFLSMISVTAIATTAAIFVALQLTPAGWILDVGVVIIALATYGPASFAIGEHLGAFFRIADRATNESDLKIAGNHFAQAAAILGTAGLAGLIGKAAGRAAGKGVVAQQQKGLGVPTAQQQTLPLWQTQYSAAMKQGLTQKQASLSATMKVQAPTAKPVQPSSAINTVYEGSRAANKELIPLTDTLARRYGATFQTRDGLKDVTRSTEKVQADYEGSAAPLLDVAGSRLLFNKLDDVYQALAYIRSRYNVVQVKDRFVEPMATGYRDIVLNIRASNGYVVELRLELTKMSNFAATEHKIYQEVRSIRAKLSTENRPVTPAEEARLNELTQMAKDGYRNVWQQILKENK